From the genome of Gorilla gorilla gorilla isolate KB3781 chromosome 4, NHGRI_mGorGor1-v2.1_pri, whole genome shotgun sequence, one region includes:
- the PCDH1 gene encoding protocadherin-1 isoform X4 codes for MGGSCSRHARPLTGSSSWGRHCCYTQLWMRFRDLSFWNRGSVLGLTALVENCVSVGEALLILGPARMGPLRHSPGPGGQRLLLPSMLLALLLLVAPSPGHATRVVYKVPEEQPPNTLIGSLAADYGFPDVGHLYKLEVGAPYLRVDGKTGDIFTTETSIDREGLRECQNQLPGDPCILEFEVSITDLVQNGSPRLLEGQIEVQDINDNTPNFASPVITLAIPENTNIGSLFPIPLASDRDAGPNGVASYELQAGPEAQELFGLQVAEDQEEKQPQLIVMGNLDRERWDSYDLTIKVQDGGSPPRASSALLRVTVLDTNDNAPKFERPSYEAELSENSPIGHSVIQVKANDSDQGANAEIEYTFHQAPEVVRRLLRLDRNTGLITVQGPVDREDLSTLRFSVLAKDRGTNPKSARAQVVVTVKDMNDNAPTIEIRGIGLVTHQDGMANISEDVAEETAVALVQVSDRDEGENAAVTCVVAGDVPFQLRQASETGSDSKKKYFLQTTTPLDYEKVKDYTIEIVAVDSGNPPLSSTNSLKVQVVDVNDNAPVFTQSVTEVAFPENNKPGEVIAEITASDADSGSNAELVYSLEPEPAAKGLFTISPETGEIQVKTSLDREQRESYELKVVAADRGSPSLQGTATVLVNVLDCNDNDPKFMLSGYNFSVMENMPALSPVGMVTVIDGDKGENAQVQLSVEQDNGDFVIQNGTGTILSSLSFDREQQSTYTFQLKAVDGGVPPRSAYVGVTINVLDENDNAPYITAPSNTSHRLLTPQTRLGETVSQVAAEDFDSGVNAELIYSIAGGNPYGLFQIGSHSGAITLEKEIERRHHGLHRLVVKVSDRGKPPRYGTALVHLYVNETLANRTLLETLLGHSLDTPLDIDIAGDPEYERSKQRGNILFGVVAGVVAVALLIALAVLVRYCRQREAKSGYQAGKKETKDLYAPKPSGKASKGNKSKGKKSKSPKPVKPVEDEDEAGLQKSLKFNLMSDAPGDSPRIHLPLNYPPGSPDLGRHYRSNSPLPSIQLQPQSPSASKKHQVVQDLPPANTFVGTGDTTSTGSEQYSDYSYRTNPPKYPSKQVGQPFQLSTPQPLPHPYHGAIWTEVWE; via the exons ATGGGCGGGAGCTGCTCTAGGCATGCCAGGCCTCTTACTGGCTCCTCCAGCTGGGGCAGACACTGCTGCTACACCCAGCTGTGGATGAGATTCAGGGATCTGAGTTTCTGGAATCGGGGTTCTGTGCTGGGACTGACTGCTCTTGTGGAGAATTGTGTGTCAGTGGGAGAGG CCCTCCTGATTCTGGGGCCTGCCAGGATGGGGCCCCTGAGGCACAGCCCAGGCCCTGGGGGGCAACGGCTACTACTGCCCTCCATGCTGCTAGCACTGCTGCTCCTGGTGGCTCCATCCCCAGGCCACGCCACTCGGGTAGTGTACAAGGTGCCGGAGGAACAGCCACCCAACACCCTCATTGGGAGCCTCGCAGCCGACTATGGTTTTCCAGATGTGGGGCACCTGTACAAGCTAGAGGTGGGTGCCCCGTACCTTCGCGTGGATGGCAAGACAGGTGACATTTTCACCACCGAGACCTCCATCGACCGTGAGGGGCTCCGTGAATGCCAGAACCAGCTCCCTGGTGATCCCTGCATCCTGGAGTTTGAGGTGTCTATCACAGACCTCGTGCAGAATGGCAGCCCCCGGCTGCTAGAGGGCCAGATAGAAGTACAAGACATCAATGACAACACACCCAACTTCGCCTCACCAGTCATCACTCTGGCTATCCCTGAGAACACCAACATCGGCTCACTCTTCCCCATCCCGCTGGCTTCAGACCGTGATGCTGGTCCCAACGGTGTGGCATCCTATGAGCTGCAGGCTGGGCCTGAGGCTCAGGAGCTATTTGGGCTGCAGGTGGCAGAGGACCAGGAGGAGAAGCAACCACAGCTCATTGTGATGGGCAACCTGGACCGTGAGCGCTGGGACTCCTACGACCTCACCATCAAGGTGCAGGATGGCGGCAGCCCCCCACGCGCCAGCAGTGCCCTGCTGCGTGTCACCGTGCTCGACACCAATGACAACGCCCCCAAGTTTGAGCGGCCCTCCTATGAGGCCGAACTATCTGAGAATAGCCCCATAGGCCACTCGGTCATCCAG GTGAAAGCCAATGACTCAGACCAAGGTGCCAATGCAGAGATCGAATACACATTCCACCAGGCGCCCGAAGTTGTGAGGCGTCTTCTTCGACTGGACAGGAACACTGGACTTATCACTGTTCAGGGCCCGGTGGACCGTGAGGACCTAAGCACCCTGCGCTTCTCAGTGCTTGCTAAGGACCGAGGCACCAACCCCAAGAGTGCCCGTGCCCAGGTGGTTGTGACCGTGAAGGACATGAATGACAATGCCCCCACCATTGAGATCCGGGGCATAGGGCTAGTGACTCATCAAGATGGGATGGCTAACATCTCAGAGGATGTGGCAGAGGAGACAGCTGTGGCCCTGGTGCAGGTGTCTGACCGAGATGAGGGAGAGAATGCAGCTGTCACCTGTGTGGTGGCAGGTGATGTGCCCTTCCAGCTGCGCCAGGCCAGTGAGACAGGCAGTGACAGCAAGAAGAAGTATTTCCTGCAGACTACCACCCCGCTGGACTACGAGAAGGTCAAAGACTACACCATTGAGATTGTGGCTGTGGACTCTGGCAACCCCCCACTCTCCAGCACCAACTCCCTCAAGGTGCAGGTGGTGGACGTCAATGACAACGCACCTGTCTTCACTCAGAGTGTCACTGAGGTCGCCTTCCCGGAAAACAACAAGCCTGGTGAAGTGATTGCTGAGATCACTGCCAGTGATGCTGACTCTGGCTCTAATGCTGAGCTGGTTTACTCTCTGGAGCCTGAGCCGGCTGCTAAGGGCCTCTTCACCATCTCACCCGAGACTGGAGAGATCCAGGTGAAGACATCCCTGGATCGGGAACAGCGGGAGAGCTATGAGTTGAAGGTGGTGGCAGCTGACCGGGGCAGCCCTAGCCTCCAGGGCACAGCCACTGTCCTTGTCAATGTGCTGGACTGCAATGACAATGACCCCAAATTTATGCTGAGTGGATACAACTTCTCAGTGATGGAGAACATGCCAGCACTGAGTCCAGTGGGCATGGTGACTGTCATTGATGGAGACAAGGGGGAGAATGCCCAGGTGCAGCTCTCAGTGGAGCAGGACAACGGTGACTTTGTTATCCAGAATGGCACAGGCACCATCCTATCCAGCCTGAGCTTTGATCGAGAGCAACAAAGCACCTACACCTTCCAGCTGAAGGCAGTGGATGGTGGCGTCCCACCTCGCTCAGCTTACGTTGGTGTCACCATCAATGTGCTGGATGAGAATGACAACGCACCGTATATCACTGCCCCTTCTAACACCTCTCACAGGCTGCTGACCCCCCAGACACGTCTTGGTGAGACGGTCAGCCAGGTGGCAGCCGAGGACTTTGACTCTGGTGTCAATGCTGAGCTGATCTACAGCATTGCAGGTGGCAACCCTTATGGACTCTTCCAGATTGGGTCACATTCAGGTGCCATCACCCTGGAGAAGGAGATTGAGCGGCGCCACCATGGGCTACACCGCCTGGTGGTGAAGGTCAGTGACCGCGGCAAGCCCCCACGCTATGGCACAGCCTTGGTCCATCTTTATGTCAATGAGACTCTGGCCAACCGCACGCTGCTGGAGACCCTCCTGGGCCACAGCCTGGACACACCGCTGGATATTGACATTGCTGGGGATCCAGAATATGAGCGCTCCAAGCAGCGTGGCAACATTCTCTTTGGTGTGGTGGCTGGTGTGGTGGCCGTGGCCTTGCTCATCGCCCTGGCGGTTCTTGTGCGCTACTGCCGACAGCGGGAGGCCAAAAGTGGTTACCAGGCTGGTAAGAAGGAGACCAAGGACCTGTATGCCCCCAAGCCCAGTGGCAAGGCCTCCAAGGGAAACAAAAGCAAGGGCAAGAAGAGCAAGTCCCCAAAGCCCGTGAAGCCAGTGGAGGACGAGGATGAGGCCGGGCTGCAGAAGTCCCTCAAGTTCAACCTGATGAGCGATGCCCCTGGGGACAGTCCCCGCATCCACCTGCCCCTCAACTACCCACCAGGCAGCCCTGACCTGGGCCGCCACTATCGCTCTAACTCCCCACTGCCTTCCATCCAGCTGCAGCCCCAGTCACCCTCGGCCTCCAAGAAGCACCAGGTGGTACAGGACCTGCCACCTGCAAACACATTCGTGGGCACCGGGGACACCACGTCCACGGGCTCTGAGCAGTACTCCGACTACAGCTACCGCACCAACCCCCCCAAATACCCCAGCAAGCAGGTAGGCCAGCCCTTTCAGCTCAGCACACCCCAGCCCCTACCCCACCCCTACCACGGAGCCATCTGGACCGAGGTGTGGGAGTGA
- the PCDH1 gene encoding protocadherin-1 isoform X5, translating to MNDNAPTIEIRGIGLVTHQDGMANISEDVAEETAVALVQVSDRDEGENAAVTCVVAGDVPFQLRQASETGSDSKKKYFLQTTTPLDYEKVKDYTIEIVAVDSGNPPLSSTNSLKVQVVDVNDNAPVFTQSVTEVAFPENNKPGEVIAEITASDADSGSNAELVYSLEPEPAAKGLFTISPETGEIQVKTSLDREQRESYELKVVAADRGSPSLQGTATVLVNVLDCNDNDPKFMLSGYNFSVMENMPALSPVGMVTVIDGDKGENAQVQLSVEQDNGDFVIQNGTGTILSSLSFDREQQSTYTFQLKAVDGGVPPRSAYVGVTINVLDENDNAPYITAPSNTSHRLLTPQTRLGETVSQVAAEDFDSGVNAELIYSIAGGNPYGLFQIGSHSGAITLEKEIERRHHGLHRLVVKVSDRGKPPRYGTALVHLYVNETLANRTLLETLLGHSLDTPLDIDIAGDPEYERSKQRGNILFGVVAGVVAVALLIALAVLVRYCRQREAKSGYQAGKKETKDLYAPKPSGKASKGNKSKGKKSKSPKPVKPVEDEDEAGLQKSLKFNLMSDAPGDSPRIHLPLNYPPGSPDLGRHYRSNSPLPSIQLQPQSPSASKKHQVVQDLPPANTFVGTGDTTSTGSEQYSDYSYRTNPPKYPSKQVGQPFQLSTPQPLPHPYHGAIWTEVWE from the coding sequence ATGAATGACAATGCCCCCACCATTGAGATCCGGGGCATAGGGCTAGTGACTCATCAAGATGGGATGGCTAACATCTCAGAGGATGTGGCAGAGGAGACAGCTGTGGCCCTGGTGCAGGTGTCTGACCGAGATGAGGGAGAGAATGCAGCTGTCACCTGTGTGGTGGCAGGTGATGTGCCCTTCCAGCTGCGCCAGGCCAGTGAGACAGGCAGTGACAGCAAGAAGAAGTATTTCCTGCAGACTACCACCCCGCTGGACTACGAGAAGGTCAAAGACTACACCATTGAGATTGTGGCTGTGGACTCTGGCAACCCCCCACTCTCCAGCACCAACTCCCTCAAGGTGCAGGTGGTGGACGTCAATGACAACGCACCTGTCTTCACTCAGAGTGTCACTGAGGTCGCCTTCCCGGAAAACAACAAGCCTGGTGAAGTGATTGCTGAGATCACTGCCAGTGATGCTGACTCTGGCTCTAATGCTGAGCTGGTTTACTCTCTGGAGCCTGAGCCGGCTGCTAAGGGCCTCTTCACCATCTCACCCGAGACTGGAGAGATCCAGGTGAAGACATCCCTGGATCGGGAACAGCGGGAGAGCTATGAGTTGAAGGTGGTGGCAGCTGACCGGGGCAGCCCTAGCCTCCAGGGCACAGCCACTGTCCTTGTCAATGTGCTGGACTGCAATGACAATGACCCCAAATTTATGCTGAGTGGATACAACTTCTCAGTGATGGAGAACATGCCAGCACTGAGTCCAGTGGGCATGGTGACTGTCATTGATGGAGACAAGGGGGAGAATGCCCAGGTGCAGCTCTCAGTGGAGCAGGACAACGGTGACTTTGTTATCCAGAATGGCACAGGCACCATCCTATCCAGCCTGAGCTTTGATCGAGAGCAACAAAGCACCTACACCTTCCAGCTGAAGGCAGTGGATGGTGGCGTCCCACCTCGCTCAGCTTACGTTGGTGTCACCATCAATGTGCTGGATGAGAATGACAACGCACCGTATATCACTGCCCCTTCTAACACCTCTCACAGGCTGCTGACCCCCCAGACACGTCTTGGTGAGACGGTCAGCCAGGTGGCAGCCGAGGACTTTGACTCTGGTGTCAATGCTGAGCTGATCTACAGCATTGCAGGTGGCAACCCTTATGGACTCTTCCAGATTGGGTCACATTCAGGTGCCATCACCCTGGAGAAGGAGATTGAGCGGCGCCACCATGGGCTACACCGCCTGGTGGTGAAGGTCAGTGACCGCGGCAAGCCCCCACGCTATGGCACAGCCTTGGTCCATCTTTATGTCAATGAGACTCTGGCCAACCGCACGCTGCTGGAGACCCTCCTGGGCCACAGCCTGGACACACCGCTGGATATTGACATTGCTGGGGATCCAGAATATGAGCGCTCCAAGCAGCGTGGCAACATTCTCTTTGGTGTGGTGGCTGGTGTGGTGGCCGTGGCCTTGCTCATCGCCCTGGCGGTTCTTGTGCGCTACTGCCGACAGCGGGAGGCCAAAAGTGGTTACCAGGCTGGTAAGAAGGAGACCAAGGACCTGTATGCCCCCAAGCCCAGTGGCAAGGCCTCCAAGGGAAACAAAAGCAAGGGCAAGAAGAGCAAGTCCCCAAAGCCCGTGAAGCCAGTGGAGGACGAGGATGAGGCCGGGCTGCAGAAGTCCCTCAAGTTCAACCTGATGAGCGATGCCCCTGGGGACAGTCCCCGCATCCACCTGCCCCTCAACTACCCACCAGGCAGCCCTGACCTGGGCCGCCACTATCGCTCTAACTCCCCACTGCCTTCCATCCAGCTGCAGCCCCAGTCACCCTCGGCCTCCAAGAAGCACCAGGTGGTACAGGACCTGCCACCTGCAAACACATTCGTGGGCACCGGGGACACCACGTCCACGGGCTCTGAGCAGTACTCCGACTACAGCTACCGCACCAACCCCCCCAAATACCCCAGCAAGCAGGTAGGCCAGCCCTTTCAGCTCAGCACACCCCAGCCCCTACCCCACCCCTACCACGGAGCCATCTGGACCGAGGTGTGGGAGTGA